One Capsicum annuum cultivar UCD-10X-F1 chromosome 2, UCD10Xv1.1, whole genome shotgun sequence genomic window carries:
- the LOC124896006 gene encoding pentatricopeptide repeat-containing protein At5g46100: MGSKIQIKWPKEVTAAFVEQLIRAEKDVQKAVLIFDAATAEYSNGFRHDRSTFGLIISRLLSANHFNLAEEMLVRMKDESCKITEDIFLSIYRAYGRVHKPLEVIRVFQKMREYDCEPTQISYITVFSVLVDENRLKTALRFYRYMRGVGIPPCVASFNILIKALCKNSGTMDSAFRIFREMPKRGFTPDSYTYGTLINGLCRLGKATEAKELLMEMEANGCLPTVVTYTCLIHGFCQSNNLDEAMRLLEDMRSKGIEPNVFTYSSLMDGLCKGGRSYEAMELLEIMIREHKAPNMITYSTLIHGLCGEGKVGEALEIFDRMKLQGCKPDAGLYWKVINGFCENNKFHEAANYLDEMILSGISPNRLTWSLHVKIHNAVVRGLCAVNNPKRAFQLYLSMRTRAISVEPKSFESLVNHFCKKGDVHKVARIVEEMLTDGCIPDEQTWAVVVGGFWDRRKVREAADSIQAELMCKHMDPGT; the protein is encoded by the coding sequence ATGGGTAGCAAGATACAAATCAAATGGCCAAAAGAAGTCACAGCGGCTTTTGTTGAACAGCTGATTCGAGCAGAAAAAGATGTGCAAAAAGCGGTTCTTATATTTGATGCAGCAACAGCAGAGTACTCCAATGGCTTCCGACATGACCGTAGCACATTTGGTCTCATCATCTCGAGATTGCTTTCTGCAAATCATTTTAATTTAGCAGAGGAAATGCTTGTCAGGATGAAGGATGAGAGCTGTAAGATTACCGAGGATATATTCCTCTCAATCTATCGAGCCTATGGGCGGGTTCACAAGCCACTTGAGGTGATCAGGGTTTTTCAAAAGATGAGGGAGTATGATTGTGAGCCAACCCAGATATCGTATATTACAGTGTTCTCTGTACTTGTTGATGAAAACCGTTTAAAAACTGCTTTAAGGTTTTATCGTTACATGAGGGGGGTGGGCATTCCTCCTTGTGTTGCTTCGTTTAATATTTTGATTAAAGCTCTCTGCAAGAACAGTGGAACAATGGATTCTGCTTTTCGTATTTTTCGTGAGATGCCCAAGCGTGGATTTACACCGGATTCCTATACGTATGGGACTCTCATTAATGGGCTTTGCAGGTTGGGCAAGGCTACTGAAGCAAAAGAACTTCTGATGGAGATGGAAGCAAATGGTTGTTTGCCTACTGTAGTCACCTATACTTGTTTGATTCATGGCTTTTGCCAATCAAATAACTTGGATGAAGCAATGAGATTGCTTGAGGACATGAGGAGCAAAGGTATTGAGCCCAATGTGTTCACTTATAGTTCTTTGATGGATGGTCTTTGTAAGGGTGGACGTTCCTATGAAGCAATGGAGCTATTGGAGATAATGATTCGTGAACATAAGGCTCCAAATATGATAACGTACAGCACCTTAATTCACGGACTCTGTGGAGAAGGTAAAGTTGGAGAAGCCTTAGAGATTTTCGACCGAATGAAACTTCAGGGATGTAAACCTGATGCAGGGTTATATTGGAAAGTCATCAATGGCTTTTGTGAGAATAACAAGTTTCATGAAGCAGCCAACTATCTTGATGAAATGATTCTTAGTGGAATATCTCCAAACCGATTAACTTGGAGCTTGCATGTGAAGATCCATAATGCAGTAGTCCGAGGCCTGTGTGCTGTGAATAATCCAAAGCGAGCTTTTCAATTATATCTAAGCATGCGCACCAGAGCCATCTCAGTTGAGCCCAAGTCTTTTGAGAGTTTAGTCAACCATTTCTGCAAGAAAGGAGATGTGCACAAGGTTGCTCGGATTGTTGAGGAAATGTTGACTGATGGATGCATTCCAGATGAACAAACATGGGCTGTTGTGGTGGGTGGATTTTGGGATAGAAGGAAAGTAAGGGAAGCAGCTGATTCAATACAGGCTGAACTGATGTGTAAACATATGGATCCTGGGACTTGA